The Engystomops pustulosus chromosome 4, aEngPut4.maternal, whole genome shotgun sequence genome contains a region encoding:
- the C4H5orf24 gene encoding UPF0461 protein C5orf24 homolog isoform X2, which yields MFRRQDLPGMHKMMRPVANNNVAFCGSGKSSCLGQESMRSVEQFGLYATQPSKYSHTVSHKNISCQTQETINEAHLQTTSSRDLDTKSDLKKKKTLGRSGKRGRPSGTTKLAGYRTSTGRPLGTTKAAGFKTSPGRPLGTTKAAGYKVSPGRPPGSIKALSRLANLGYTSNNAAFPYPTALSRGLHSVADTNVKHPVE from the exons ATGTTTCGACGTCAGGATCTGCCTGGAATGCAT AAAATGATGCGTCCAGTTGCGAATAACAACGTGGCTTTTTGTGGAAGTGGCAAATCTTCCTGTCTTGGTCAAGAGAGCATGAGGAGTGTGGAGCAATTTGGCTTGTATGCCACCCAGCCCAGTAAATACAGCCATACTGTAAGCCACAAAAACATCTCCTGCCAGACACAAGAAACCATCAATGAAGCACATTTGCAGACCACAAGCAGCAGGGACCTGGACACAAAAAGTGATTTAAAGAAAAAGAAGACCCTTGGCAGATCCGGCAAACGTGGGAGGCCTTCTGGCACCACCAAATTGGCAGGTTACAGAACCAGCACTGGCAGACCTCTGGGAACCACCAAAGCTGCTGGCTTTAAAACAAGTCCTGGCAGACCATTGGGCACAACCAAAGCCGCTGGATACAAAGTCAGCCCAGGGAGACCTCCAGGTAGCATAAAAGCTCTATCACGGCTTGCAAATCTAGGTTACACAagcaacaatgcagcttttcCTTACCCCACAGCACTTAGCAGGGGACTCCATTCTGTTGCGGATACAAACGTCAAACATCCTGTTGAGTAG
- the C4H5orf24 gene encoding UPF0461 protein C5orf24 homolog isoform X3, which produces MFRRQDLPGMHVRESFTHSGFCDPLFLDEQNIKKMMRPVANNNVAFCGSGKSSCLGQESMRSVEQFGLYATQPSKYSHTVSHKNISCQTQETINEAHLQTTSSRDLDTKSDLKKKKTLGRSGKRGRPSGTTKLAGYRTSTGRPLGTTKAAGFKTSPGRPLGTTKAAGYKVSPGRPPGKKQQAFMCASDA; this is translated from the exons ATGTTTCGACGTCAGGATCTGCCTGGAATGCATGTACGTGAATCATTTACCCACTCCGGTTTTTGCGATCCATTGTTTCTGGATGAACAAAATATCAAG AAAATGATGCGTCCAGTTGCGAATAACAACGTGGCTTTTTGTGGAAGTGGCAAATCTTCCTGTCTTGGTCAAGAGAGCATGAGGAGTGTGGAGCAATTTGGCTTGTATGCCACCCAGCCCAGTAAATACAGCCATACTGTAAGCCACAAAAACATCTCCTGCCAGACACAAGAAACCATCAATGAAGCACATTTGCAGACCACAAGCAGCAGGGACCTGGACACAAAAAGTGATTTAAAGAAAAAGAAGACCCTTGGCAGATCCGGCAAACGTGGGAGGCCTTCTGGCACCACCAAATTGGCAGGTTACAGAACCAGCACTGGCAGACCTCTGGGAACCACCAAAGCTGCTGGCTTTAAAACAAGTCCTGGCAGACCATTGGGCACAACCAAAGCCGCTGGATACAAAGTCAGCCCAGGGAGACCTCCAG GGAAGAAGCAGCAAGCCTTCATGTGTGCCAGCGATGCATAG
- the C4H5orf24 gene encoding UPF0461 protein C5orf24 homolog isoform X1, translating into MFRRQDLPGMHVRESFTHSGFCDPLFLDEQNIKKMMRPVANNNVAFCGSGKSSCLGQESMRSVEQFGLYATQPSKYSHTVSHKNISCQTQETINEAHLQTTSSRDLDTKSDLKKKKTLGRSGKRGRPSGTTKLAGYRTSTGRPLGTTKAAGFKTSPGRPLGTTKAAGYKVSPGRPPGSIKALSRLANLGYTSNNAAFPYPTALSRGLHSVADTNVKHPVE; encoded by the exons ATGTTTCGACGTCAGGATCTGCCTGGAATGCATGTACGTGAATCATTTACCCACTCCGGTTTTTGCGATCCATTGTTTCTGGATGAACAAAATATCAAG AAAATGATGCGTCCAGTTGCGAATAACAACGTGGCTTTTTGTGGAAGTGGCAAATCTTCCTGTCTTGGTCAAGAGAGCATGAGGAGTGTGGAGCAATTTGGCTTGTATGCCACCCAGCCCAGTAAATACAGCCATACTGTAAGCCACAAAAACATCTCCTGCCAGACACAAGAAACCATCAATGAAGCACATTTGCAGACCACAAGCAGCAGGGACCTGGACACAAAAAGTGATTTAAAGAAAAAGAAGACCCTTGGCAGATCCGGCAAACGTGGGAGGCCTTCTGGCACCACCAAATTGGCAGGTTACAGAACCAGCACTGGCAGACCTCTGGGAACCACCAAAGCTGCTGGCTTTAAAACAAGTCCTGGCAGACCATTGGGCACAACCAAAGCCGCTGGATACAAAGTCAGCCCAGGGAGACCTCCAGGTAGCATAAAAGCTCTATCACGGCTTGCAAATCTAGGTTACACAagcaacaatgcagcttttcCTTACCCCACAGCACTTAGCAGGGGACTCCATTCTGTTGCGGATACAAACGTCAAACATCCTGTTGAGTAG